A section of the Dehalobacter sp. DCM genome encodes:
- a CDS encoding MATE family efflux transporter, with translation MNNHVQRIGEEKVSKLLFKFSIPAIISMLVSAMYNIIDAIFIGHSVGPLGIAAVTVAFPIMMIQMAFGLLVGVGTTTLVSIRLGEQKHDEAQSILGNGFALVLIIALIVSIAGLIFIEPLLQLFGASSDVMPYAKDFTTIILAGSFFMTTGFSLNSLISAEGKPTKAMILSVLGTLINLGLAPLFIFVLGWGIRGAALATVIAQSITAILIVSHFLRPNSYLKILLRNMKLKKELIINIMAIGSAPFLVQLAQCVLSAVMNQSLLAYGGDVAISGLGIIYRIMTLIFLPVLGISQGAQPIIGYNYGALQYQRVKRTLVLAISAATIISTVGFILTRAIPTQLIMLFNDDPQLVSFGTNAMAIFLFCLPILGVQVIGSNYFQAIGKPKHAMVLSLSRQVLILIPLLLILPKYLQLQGVLIAAPISDFLSTVITVIALVYEVRRLNQKENDLVRINTEEGNVLS, from the coding sequence ATGAATAATCATGTTCAACGAATCGGAGAAGAAAAGGTTTCAAAGTTACTATTCAAATTTTCAATACCGGCAATCATCAGTATGCTGGTGAGTGCGATGTACAATATAATTGATGCGATATTTATTGGCCACAGTGTAGGCCCTCTGGGGATTGCTGCGGTTACAGTCGCCTTTCCTATCATGATGATCCAAATGGCTTTTGGCTTACTGGTAGGGGTCGGCACGACGACACTCGTATCGATACGGCTTGGAGAACAAAAACACGACGAAGCGCAATCGATCCTCGGTAATGGATTCGCGTTGGTTCTGATAATTGCACTGATTGTGAGTATTGCCGGGCTTATTTTTATTGAACCGCTGCTTCAGCTCTTCGGCGCCAGTAGCGACGTCATGCCCTATGCCAAGGATTTTACAACAATTATTTTGGCGGGTTCATTTTTCATGACCACCGGCTTTAGTCTAAACAGCCTTATCAGTGCCGAAGGAAAGCCGACGAAGGCGATGATTTTGTCGGTACTGGGGACGTTGATCAACCTCGGTCTGGCCCCATTATTCATCTTTGTTTTGGGATGGGGGATACGCGGTGCAGCTTTGGCCACGGTGATTGCACAGTCCATAACAGCAATTCTTATCGTTTCCCATTTTCTTAGACCAAACAGTTATCTTAAGATCCTCCTCCGTAATATGAAATTGAAAAAAGAATTAATTATCAATATAATGGCAATAGGGAGCGCTCCTTTTCTGGTTCAGTTGGCCCAGTGCGTTTTAAGTGCGGTGATGAACCAGAGCCTTCTCGCTTATGGCGGCGATGTAGCCATTTCCGGTTTAGGAATTATCTATCGGATCATGACTCTGATATTCCTTCCTGTTTTGGGTATCAGCCAAGGGGCTCAACCGATTATCGGCTACAATTATGGTGCTTTGCAGTACCAACGGGTAAAAAGAACGCTGGTCCTGGCGATATCCGCTGCGACGATTATTTCTACCGTCGGTTTTATCTTGACCAGGGCCATACCAACCCAGCTGATCATGCTCTTTAACGATGACCCGCAGCTTGTTTCCTTCGGTACCAATGCGATGGCCATATTCCTGTTCTGTCTGCCCATCCTGGGGGTTCAAGTAATCGGCTCCAACTACTTCCAGGCTATCGGGAAGCCGAAACATGCCATGGTCTTAAGCCTTTCCAGACAGGTATTGATTTTAATTCCCTTACTTTTAATTCTGCCCAAATATCTACAGCTCCAGGGTGTTTTGATTGCCGCACCGATCTCGGACTTTTTGTCCACAGTCATTACGGTTATTGCCCTGGTTTACGAAGTGCGCCGGCTGAATCAAAAGGAGAATGACCTTGTCCGGATCAATACGGAAGAAGGAAA